A DNA window from Vespula vulgaris chromosome 18, iyVesVulg1.1, whole genome shotgun sequence contains the following coding sequences:
- the LOC127070555 gene encoding HMG box transcription factor BBX isoform X1, translating to MRDVSDVSESGSFSVCVCVCEPKDWREPAHHARRPMNAFLIFCKRHRGSVRSGFPHLENRAVTRVLGEWWATLNPDQKRTYKNLAQEYKDAFLKANPDFKWYKLPAPPLRTFATRPTNKKQEIETVDQATESVKSEYESSDYTNSDNKDGQAIQPGKLADESQIGGLSSLFTPQKVQLTEEQLTTHNDVPEKEVTAPKPPKKRNPELLLALEHKNECKVDLFNEKKRKHSESNNNEQHTTHIEKHVANSFLDSNANSEENNYRGERTCKGLRYQKFLAEHIRHIGPSGQNNKRKKSTTSYSPEGRINERRNSISSNISEKTDSLSSEGGNSSRGELEHLVESAEGNMKASKPEETETEDAESEVDFGPWTTRKRFRAEDFNLEKKIEALPSLSLEEFQRKKKQQRINKKKILQKLNTNKWCHVNFNNSQSNRQNNKNELHTTEDGEKSLLVGSQKRKARKQSITRNAAATTTSNMSGNQESKTWCASPDLEALACLAAVAANRTKLTKNNA from the exons GACGTCTCTGAGTCCGGATCATtcagtgtgtgtgtgtgcgtgtgt GAACCCAAAGATTGGCGAGAACCGGCTCATCATGCAAGAAGACCAATGAATGcattcttaattttttgtaaGCGACATAGAGGATCTGTACGATCTGGATTTCCACACTTAGAAAATCGTGCGGTTACAAGAGTTCTTGGAGAATGGTGGGCAACACTTAATCCAGATCAAAAACGTACCTATAAGAATTTAGCACAGgag TACAAAGATGCCTTCTTAAAAGCGAACCCTGATTTCAAATGGTACAAGTTACCAGCTCCTCCTTTACGTACTTTTGCTACAAGACCTACaaataaaaagcaagaaaTAGAAACCGTGGACCAGGCTACAGAAAGTGTCAAATCCGAATACGAGTCTTCCGATTATACAAATTCAGATAATAAAGATGGTCAGGCCATACAGCCAGGCAAGTTAGCAGACGAATCTCAAATTGGTGGCCTTAGCTCTCTTTTTACTCCGCAAAAGGTGCAATTAACCGAAGAGCAATTAACGACTCACAATGATGTTCCTGAAAAAGAAGTTACAGCACCAAAACCccctaaaaagagaaatccaGAATTGCTTCTTGCTCTTGAACATAAAAACGAATGCAAAGTTgatctttttaatgaaaagaaaaggaagcatTCTGAATCAAATAACAATGAACAACATACAAcg CATATAGAAAAACACGTGGCAAACTCATTCCTGGACTCAAATGCTAATTCTGAAGAAAACAATTACAGAGGTGAAAGAACTTGCAAAGGATTACggtatcaaaaatttttagcTGAACATATTAGGCATATTGGACCATCTGgacaaaataataaacgaaaaaaatcaaCAACGTCGTATAG TCCTGAAGGGCGAATaaatgagagaagaaattCCATATCTTCCAACATTAGTGAAAAAACTGATTCTTTAAGTAGCGAAGGTGGAAATAGTTCACGTGGTGAACTAGAACATTTAGTAGAAAG tgCTGAAGGAAATATGAAAGCTTCAAAACCGGAAGAAACAGAAACGGAAGATGCAGAAAGTGAAGTGGATTTTGGACCTTGGACAACACGTAAAAGATTTCGTGCTGA GgattttaatttagaaaaaaaaattgaagctTTACCTTCCTTAAGTTTAgaagaatttcaaagaaagaaaaaacaacagcgtataaacaagaaaaagattttgcaAAAACTGAATACAAATAAATGGTGCCATGTTAATTTCAATAACAGTCAAAGCAAtagacaaaataataaaaatgaattacatACAACAGAAGACGGTGAAAAATCACTTTTGGTAGGaagtcaaaaaagaaaagcacgaAAGCAAAGCATTACACGTAATGCAGCAGCGACAACTACTTCCAATATGTCTGGAAATCAAGAATCAAAGA CATGGTGTGCATCACCGGACCTGGAAGCATTGGCATGTCTTGCAGCGGTTGCCGCCAATAGAACAAAACTTACCAAAAATAATGCTTAA
- the LOC127070555 gene encoding HMG box transcription factor BBX isoform X4, whose translation MEPKDWREPAHHARRPMNAFLIFCKRHRGSVRSGFPHLENRAVTRVLGEWWATLNPDQKRTYKNLAQEYKDAFLKANPDFKWYKLPAPPLRTFATRPTNKKQEIETVDQATESVKSEYESSDYTNSDNKDGQAIQPGKLADESQIGGLSSLFTPQKVQLTEEQLTTHNDVPEKEVTAPKPPKKRNPELLLALEHKNECKVDLFNEKKRKHSESNNNEQHTTHIEKHVANSFLDSNANSEENNYRGERTCKGLRYQKFLAEHIRHIGPSGQNNKRKKSTTSYSPEGRINERRNSISSNISEKTDSLSSEGGNSSRGELEHLVESAEGNMKASKPEETETEDAESEVDFGPWTTRKRFRAEDFNLEKKIEALPSLSLEEFQRKKKQQRINKKKILQKLNTNKWCHVNFNNSQSNRQNNKNELHTTEDGEKSLLVGSQKRKARKQSITRNAAATTTSNMSGNQESKTWCASPDLEALACLAAVAANRTKLTKNNA comes from the exons ATG GAACCCAAAGATTGGCGAGAACCGGCTCATCATGCAAGAAGACCAATGAATGcattcttaattttttgtaaGCGACATAGAGGATCTGTACGATCTGGATTTCCACACTTAGAAAATCGTGCGGTTACAAGAGTTCTTGGAGAATGGTGGGCAACACTTAATCCAGATCAAAAACGTACCTATAAGAATTTAGCACAGgag TACAAAGATGCCTTCTTAAAAGCGAACCCTGATTTCAAATGGTACAAGTTACCAGCTCCTCCTTTACGTACTTTTGCTACAAGACCTACaaataaaaagcaagaaaTAGAAACCGTGGACCAGGCTACAGAAAGTGTCAAATCCGAATACGAGTCTTCCGATTATACAAATTCAGATAATAAAGATGGTCAGGCCATACAGCCAGGCAAGTTAGCAGACGAATCTCAAATTGGTGGCCTTAGCTCTCTTTTTACTCCGCAAAAGGTGCAATTAACCGAAGAGCAATTAACGACTCACAATGATGTTCCTGAAAAAGAAGTTACAGCACCAAAACCccctaaaaagagaaatccaGAATTGCTTCTTGCTCTTGAACATAAAAACGAATGCAAAGTTgatctttttaatgaaaagaaaaggaagcatTCTGAATCAAATAACAATGAACAACATACAAcg CATATAGAAAAACACGTGGCAAACTCATTCCTGGACTCAAATGCTAATTCTGAAGAAAACAATTACAGAGGTGAAAGAACTTGCAAAGGATTACggtatcaaaaatttttagcTGAACATATTAGGCATATTGGACCATCTGgacaaaataataaacgaaaaaaatcaaCAACGTCGTATAG TCCTGAAGGGCGAATaaatgagagaagaaattCCATATCTTCCAACATTAGTGAAAAAACTGATTCTTTAAGTAGCGAAGGTGGAAATAGTTCACGTGGTGAACTAGAACATTTAGTAGAAAG tgCTGAAGGAAATATGAAAGCTTCAAAACCGGAAGAAACAGAAACGGAAGATGCAGAAAGTGAAGTGGATTTTGGACCTTGGACAACACGTAAAAGATTTCGTGCTGA GgattttaatttagaaaaaaaaattgaagctTTACCTTCCTTAAGTTTAgaagaatttcaaagaaagaaaaaacaacagcgtataaacaagaaaaagattttgcaAAAACTGAATACAAATAAATGGTGCCATGTTAATTTCAATAACAGTCAAAGCAAtagacaaaataataaaaatgaattacatACAACAGAAGACGGTGAAAAATCACTTTTGGTAGGaagtcaaaaaagaaaagcacgaAAGCAAAGCATTACACGTAATGCAGCAGCGACAACTACTTCCAATATGTCTGGAAATCAAGAATCAAAGA CATGGTGTGCATCACCGGACCTGGAAGCATTGGCATGTCTTGCAGCGGTTGCCGCCAATAGAACAAAACTTACCAAAAATAATGCTTAA
- the LOC127070555 gene encoding HMG box transcription factor BBX isoform X2 has translation MAANEQQRKEPKDWREPAHHARRPMNAFLIFCKRHRGSVRSGFPHLENRAVTRVLGEWWATLNPDQKRTYKNLAQEYKDAFLKANPDFKWYKLPAPPLRTFATRPTNKKQEIETVDQATESVKSEYESSDYTNSDNKDGQAIQPGKLADESQIGGLSSLFTPQKVQLTEEQLTTHNDVPEKEVTAPKPPKKRNPELLLALEHKNECKVDLFNEKKRKHSESNNNEQHTTHIEKHVANSFLDSNANSEENNYRGERTCKGLRYQKFLAEHIRHIGPSGQNNKRKKSTTSYSPEGRINERRNSISSNISEKTDSLSSEGGNSSRGELEHLVESAEGNMKASKPEETETEDAESEVDFGPWTTRKRFRAEDFNLEKKIEALPSLSLEEFQRKKKQQRINKKKILQKLNTNKWCHVNFNNSQSNRQNNKNELHTTEDGEKSLLVGSQKRKARKQSITRNAAATTTSNMSGNQESKTWCASPDLEALACLAAVAANRTKLTKNNA, from the exons GAACCCAAAGATTGGCGAGAACCGGCTCATCATGCAAGAAGACCAATGAATGcattcttaattttttgtaaGCGACATAGAGGATCTGTACGATCTGGATTTCCACACTTAGAAAATCGTGCGGTTACAAGAGTTCTTGGAGAATGGTGGGCAACACTTAATCCAGATCAAAAACGTACCTATAAGAATTTAGCACAGgag TACAAAGATGCCTTCTTAAAAGCGAACCCTGATTTCAAATGGTACAAGTTACCAGCTCCTCCTTTACGTACTTTTGCTACAAGACCTACaaataaaaagcaagaaaTAGAAACCGTGGACCAGGCTACAGAAAGTGTCAAATCCGAATACGAGTCTTCCGATTATACAAATTCAGATAATAAAGATGGTCAGGCCATACAGCCAGGCAAGTTAGCAGACGAATCTCAAATTGGTGGCCTTAGCTCTCTTTTTACTCCGCAAAAGGTGCAATTAACCGAAGAGCAATTAACGACTCACAATGATGTTCCTGAAAAAGAAGTTACAGCACCAAAACCccctaaaaagagaaatccaGAATTGCTTCTTGCTCTTGAACATAAAAACGAATGCAAAGTTgatctttttaatgaaaagaaaaggaagcatTCTGAATCAAATAACAATGAACAACATACAAcg CATATAGAAAAACACGTGGCAAACTCATTCCTGGACTCAAATGCTAATTCTGAAGAAAACAATTACAGAGGTGAAAGAACTTGCAAAGGATTACggtatcaaaaatttttagcTGAACATATTAGGCATATTGGACCATCTGgacaaaataataaacgaaaaaaatcaaCAACGTCGTATAG TCCTGAAGGGCGAATaaatgagagaagaaattCCATATCTTCCAACATTAGTGAAAAAACTGATTCTTTAAGTAGCGAAGGTGGAAATAGTTCACGTGGTGAACTAGAACATTTAGTAGAAAG tgCTGAAGGAAATATGAAAGCTTCAAAACCGGAAGAAACAGAAACGGAAGATGCAGAAAGTGAAGTGGATTTTGGACCTTGGACAACACGTAAAAGATTTCGTGCTGA GgattttaatttagaaaaaaaaattgaagctTTACCTTCCTTAAGTTTAgaagaatttcaaagaaagaaaaaacaacagcgtataaacaagaaaaagattttgcaAAAACTGAATACAAATAAATGGTGCCATGTTAATTTCAATAACAGTCAAAGCAAtagacaaaataataaaaatgaattacatACAACAGAAGACGGTGAAAAATCACTTTTGGTAGGaagtcaaaaaagaaaagcacgaAAGCAAAGCATTACACGTAATGCAGCAGCGACAACTACTTCCAATATGTCTGGAAATCAAGAATCAAAGA CATGGTGTGCATCACCGGACCTGGAAGCATTGGCATGTCTTGCAGCGGTTGCCGCCAATAGAACAAAACTTACCAAAAATAATGCTTAA
- the LOC127070555 gene encoding HMG box transcription factor BBX isoform X3: MRDVSEPKDWREPAHHARRPMNAFLIFCKRHRGSVRSGFPHLENRAVTRVLGEWWATLNPDQKRTYKNLAQEYKDAFLKANPDFKWYKLPAPPLRTFATRPTNKKQEIETVDQATESVKSEYESSDYTNSDNKDGQAIQPGKLADESQIGGLSSLFTPQKVQLTEEQLTTHNDVPEKEVTAPKPPKKRNPELLLALEHKNECKVDLFNEKKRKHSESNNNEQHTTHIEKHVANSFLDSNANSEENNYRGERTCKGLRYQKFLAEHIRHIGPSGQNNKRKKSTTSYSPEGRINERRNSISSNISEKTDSLSSEGGNSSRGELEHLVESAEGNMKASKPEETETEDAESEVDFGPWTTRKRFRAEDFNLEKKIEALPSLSLEEFQRKKKQQRINKKKILQKLNTNKWCHVNFNNSQSNRQNNKNELHTTEDGEKSLLVGSQKRKARKQSITRNAAATTTSNMSGNQESKTWCASPDLEALACLAAVAANRTKLTKNNA, translated from the exons GAACCCAAAGATTGGCGAGAACCGGCTCATCATGCAAGAAGACCAATGAATGcattcttaattttttgtaaGCGACATAGAGGATCTGTACGATCTGGATTTCCACACTTAGAAAATCGTGCGGTTACAAGAGTTCTTGGAGAATGGTGGGCAACACTTAATCCAGATCAAAAACGTACCTATAAGAATTTAGCACAGgag TACAAAGATGCCTTCTTAAAAGCGAACCCTGATTTCAAATGGTACAAGTTACCAGCTCCTCCTTTACGTACTTTTGCTACAAGACCTACaaataaaaagcaagaaaTAGAAACCGTGGACCAGGCTACAGAAAGTGTCAAATCCGAATACGAGTCTTCCGATTATACAAATTCAGATAATAAAGATGGTCAGGCCATACAGCCAGGCAAGTTAGCAGACGAATCTCAAATTGGTGGCCTTAGCTCTCTTTTTACTCCGCAAAAGGTGCAATTAACCGAAGAGCAATTAACGACTCACAATGATGTTCCTGAAAAAGAAGTTACAGCACCAAAACCccctaaaaagagaaatccaGAATTGCTTCTTGCTCTTGAACATAAAAACGAATGCAAAGTTgatctttttaatgaaaagaaaaggaagcatTCTGAATCAAATAACAATGAACAACATACAAcg CATATAGAAAAACACGTGGCAAACTCATTCCTGGACTCAAATGCTAATTCTGAAGAAAACAATTACAGAGGTGAAAGAACTTGCAAAGGATTACggtatcaaaaatttttagcTGAACATATTAGGCATATTGGACCATCTGgacaaaataataaacgaaaaaaatcaaCAACGTCGTATAG TCCTGAAGGGCGAATaaatgagagaagaaattCCATATCTTCCAACATTAGTGAAAAAACTGATTCTTTAAGTAGCGAAGGTGGAAATAGTTCACGTGGTGAACTAGAACATTTAGTAGAAAG tgCTGAAGGAAATATGAAAGCTTCAAAACCGGAAGAAACAGAAACGGAAGATGCAGAAAGTGAAGTGGATTTTGGACCTTGGACAACACGTAAAAGATTTCGTGCTGA GgattttaatttagaaaaaaaaattgaagctTTACCTTCCTTAAGTTTAgaagaatttcaaagaaagaaaaaacaacagcgtataaacaagaaaaagattttgcaAAAACTGAATACAAATAAATGGTGCCATGTTAATTTCAATAACAGTCAAAGCAAtagacaaaataataaaaatgaattacatACAACAGAAGACGGTGAAAAATCACTTTTGGTAGGaagtcaaaaaagaaaagcacgaAAGCAAAGCATTACACGTAATGCAGCAGCGACAACTACTTCCAATATGTCTGGAAATCAAGAATCAAAGA CATGGTGTGCATCACCGGACCTGGAAGCATTGGCATGTCTTGCAGCGGTTGCCGCCAATAGAACAAAACTTACCAAAAATAATGCTTAA
- the LOC127070568 gene encoding protein yippee-like 5: MGVIFLEHIGGTRLFSCASCDTNLTNRGQLISTRFTGATGRAFLFNKVVNLNYSEVQDRVMLTGRHMVRDVSCKNCDAKLGWVYEFATDDNQRYKEGRVILERALVTESDGMGENI, from the exons ATGGGGGTAATATTTTTGGAACACATCGGTGGCACGCGTCTTTTTTCTTGTGCTTCCTGTGACACAAATTTAACAAACCGAGGACAGCTGATCAGTACTCGTTTCACAGGAGCAACTGGTCGagcttttctctttaataaaGTTGTCAACCTTAATTACAG CGAGGTACAAGATAGAGTGATGTTAACTGGACGTCACATGGTACGAGATGTCAGCTGCAAAAACTGTGATGCTAAACTTGGGTGGGTGTATGAGTTTGCAACGGACGATAATCAACGATACAAGGAAGGCAGGGTTATATTGGAGCGTGCTCTTGTTACCGAGAGCGATGGAAtgggagaaaatatttaa
- the LOC127070567 gene encoding protein Smaug homolog 1 — MKWSPGALFCEQVGELTRVFSQWNECEQTVVLYALLRRIPAVQARFLAQAVQHSLHSVSELDTQELNANNPAFINSLLSESTEVAINQLLTHLPLLRPGNIECKQCYLVAIPELVSHCVTTGQYTEQTQQLLSYTLIHPAITSQDRRSLTQWLRHLEERISGTPSIHSLEEYTNTSTRWDNVWQRSSKQQQQQQSNEQTHLFGTQPTTTFNLQFPPPLTRQRRSNSLTPPVAPPHHLEVVDRSNNANNSTRHKPRSFSISGDHTSNLIGLGPLSPQSSCASSGSEGRLDEASNRTLASGMKDVPSWLKTLRLHKYSYLFVTLSYEEMLQLTEEQLAEQGVTKGARHKLALSIAKLQQRYTTLVNLEKDLLQPTRDGTQGTSFSQGPILLVNTLDELKTILATPLKPSQESDPQDIPAQFTKVLGKLCSRLALDSVDDGILCACINILEKVLQHDCFTPNQKEKVQQWRSRLGNPRPTPKWQYNYGYNNRRFCNLQQHNRKPSLNLSHIHNTHSHNNSFTVSPHRNSISTPYIQNNQIQTMNQNNLRPVHTAEKRPSLQENSLEQLQRTLQRTYSAPRDHFLGQGGGGGGGGGGGGGGGGGGGGGGGGGGGSGPETTEPEINSSLESLCLRMTEQAIGGFGEV; from the exons ATGAAGTGGTCTCCGGGTGCTCTGTTTTGTGAACAAGTGGGTGAACTTACTCGGGTATTCTCTCAGTGGAACGAGTGCGAACAAACCGTGGTACTTTATGCTCTACTTCGTCGCATCCCAGCTGTTCAAGCAAGATTTCTGGCACAGGCTGTACAACATTCTCTTCACTCTGTTTCTGAGTTGGATACACAAGAATTGAATGCTAACAATCCAG CTTTCATTAATTCATTACTGTCAGAATCGACTGAAGTTGCAATCAATCAACTTTTAACACATCTCCCGCTTTTAAGGCCTGGAAATATAGAGTGCAAACAATGTTATCTTGTTGCAATACCTGAGTTAGTGAGTCATTGTGTGACCACGGGCCAATATACAGAACAGACACAGCAGTTGCTAAGTTACACGTTAATTCACCCTGCTATAACTAGTCAAGACAGACGCTCGTTAACCCAATGGCTAAGGCATCTCGAAGAACGTATCAGTGGCACTCCATCTATTCATAGTCTCGAAGAATATACAAACACCTCAACTAG gTGGGATAATGTATGGCAAAGAAGTTctaaacaacaacaacaacaacaatcaaacgaacaaacacatTTGTTTGGCACACAACCAACTACTACATTTAATCTACAATTTCCTCCTCCCTTAACTCGTCAACGTCGTTCAAATAGTTTAACTCCTCCAGTTGCACCACCACATCATCTTGAAGTCGTTGATCGTAGCAATAACGCAAATAATTCCACAAGACACAAACCACGCAGTTTTAGTATTTCTGGAGATCATACCA gCAATCTAATAGGTTTAGGTCCTCTCAGTCCACAGAGTTCTTGTGCAAGCAGCGGTAGTGAGGGTCGTTTAGATGAAGCTTCGAATCGTACATTGGCAAGTGGAATGAAag ATGTACCATCATGGCTTAAGACATTACGCCTGCACAAATACAGCTACTTGTTTGTTACACTAAGTTACGAAGAAATGTTACAACTAACAGAAGAACAATTAGCCGAACAAGGTGTAACAAAAGGAGCCAGACATAAATTAGCTCTTTCGATTGCTAAATTGCAACAACGTTACACGACTCTTgttaatttagaaaaagatttattacaaCCAACTCGTGATGGTACACAAGGAACTTCATTTTCACAAGGCCCTATACTACTTGTCAATACTCTTGATGAATTGAAGACCATATTAGCGACACCTTTAAAACCAAGTCAGGAAAGTGATCCTCAGGATATACCTGCGCAATTTACGAAAGTTCTTGGAAAAC TTTGTAGTAGACTGGCACTGGATAGTGTAGACGATGGAATTTTATGTGCATGcattaatatattagaaaaggTATTGCAACATGACTGCTTTACTCCAAATCAAAAGGAGAAGGTACAACAATGGCGTAGTAGACTTGGCAATCCACGACCCACACCAAA GTGGCAATATAATTATGGATATAATAATCGGAGATTTTGTAATCTCCAACAACACAATAGAAAACCGAGTTTAAATTTGAGTCACATTCACAACACTCATTCACATAACAATTCTTTTACCGTCAGTCCACATAGAAATAGTATATCTACAccgtatatacaaaataatcaGATCCAAACTATGAATCAGAATAACTTACGTCCAGTACATACGGCTGAGAAAAGACCTAGTTTACAGGAGAACAGTTTAGAG CAACTTCAAAGAACGTTGCAACGAACATATAGTGCACCAAGAGATCATTTTCTTGGccaaggaggaggaggaggaggtggtggtggtggtggtggtggtggtggtggcggtggtggcggcggaggaggaggaggaggtggtagTGGACCGGAAACAACAGAACCGGAAATAAATTCAAGTCTTGAATCTCTCTGCTTGAGAATGACCGAGCAAGCGATCGGTGGTTTCGGTGAAGTCTAA